Within Cystobacter ferrugineus, the genomic segment GAAGGGCTTGAGCAGCTCCAGGCCCCGGGGCGCCACCTCGCGCCGGCCCACCAGGTGCACCGGCACGTTCTTGTCCAGCGCCTGGTACTTGCGCACGTGGGGCGCTTGAAGTCCGCGGCGGCCCAGACAGGCGGCACAGCCTTCCTTGTCCTCCACCTGGTTGACCACCACCTCGACCACGGGGATGCCGCGCTCGCGTAGCTGCGCGAAGTACATGCGCGTCTGGGCCTCGGGCACCGGCTCCGCCAGCGCCACCAGGTGGAAGGCCGTGCGCGCCGGATCCTTCAAGAGCGTGAGCAGCTTCTCCGCGCGCGCGAGCTGCTCCTCGAGGAACCCAGGCTCCTCGGCCGCCGCGGCGGCCTTCTTGCCCTTGCCGCCCGAGCCCTTCTCCGACCCCACCCGCACGAGGCCCAGGAACTTGCGCAGACCCACCGGCATGTCGAACAGGCGCAGCGTGTGGCTGGTGGGCGCGGTGTCCACCACCACCCGATCGAACTCGCCGCTCTCCGCCAGTTCCGCCACGTACATCAGCCCCAGCAGCTCCTCGAGCCCCGGCGTGGCCTGGGCGTACAGCTTGCCCAGCTCGTCCTCCGACAGGTGGGTGCCCTTGCCCGCCGCCTTCTGCAGCGCGGACGCGTACTTGCTCAGAAAGGACTTGCCCAGCGCGCTCGGCTCCAGCTCCATCGCCCACACGCCGCCGTCCGGCTTCGCCTTGGCGCCCTTGCCCTTGGCCTTGGGGGCCTCCTTCACGGGCTCCGTCTCCTCGGCCTCCAGCTTCGTCGGCTTGCCCGTCAGGGGCTTGCGCAGCAGATCCGACAACGAACGCACCGGATCCAACGAGACGAGCAGCACCCGCTCCTTGGGCGCTTCATCCGCCAGCCGCAGGGCGTACGCCGCCGCGAGTGTGGTCTTTCCCACCCCACCCTTGCCGCCGAAGAAGTGAAGAACTCGTGCGTCGCTCATGAACACATGGCCTTCCTTGACACCCCTCGGCCGAGCCCGTCTCCGCCCCCGCTGGGACGGTCATCAACAGCGCTCGCCGGACCGCTGTCCGGGTGGGGAACAGTCTTACCGGCTGCCGCATGGGTGTGGTGTGACCTGAAGGATCGCCCGCCGCGACCCTGTGAGTCAAGCAGAGACCGGGCAGACACCCCCTCACCCGACGCGGCGCGTCATCACTCCAACACAGGTCACCGTGAAGCCGGGTGCCCGCCTGCCTGGGCGCCCGATTCACGCCGACCTGGCGCCTTCCACCCCACCTGAGGGGTAGGCCTGGCGCGGACAGTCCCCGAAGTCCGCTCAGCGGAACTCGGGGCCGTTGTTGATGAGCGAGCCGCCATGGCCCGACGACAGGGTATTGCCCTCCCCGCCCTTGGCCTGGCGGGCCTCGGCCGCGTAGCGGTTGAGCTTGTTGTAGAGCGTCTTCTCACTCACCCCGAGGATCTCCGCCGTGCGCGCCTTGTTGTTGCTGTTGCGCTGGAGGCTGCCGAGGATGTACTCGCGCTCCACCGCGTCGAGCGACAGCCCGTAGGGCAGCCGGAAGGTGTGGCGCTCGGGGCTCTTGCCGGCCATGTCGGGCGGCAGGTGCTCGCGCATGATGAGCTCGCCATCGCAGAGGATGACGGCGCGCTCCACGGCGTTGCGCAGCTCGCGGATGTTGCCCGGCCAGTCGTGGTTCTTGAGCGTCTCCATGGCGTCCGGGTGCACGCCCGTCACGCGCTTGGCCGAGTCCCCACGGAACTTCTCCACGAAGTGCTGCACGAGGATGGGCACGTCGTCCCGGCGCTCGCGCAGCGGCGGCAGGTGGATCTGGAAGACGTTGAGGCGGAAGTAGAGATCCTCGCGGAAGCGCTTGGCCTCGATCTCCTTCTTGAGATCGCGGTTGGTGGCGCACAGCACGCGCACGTCCACCTCGAGCTCCACCTTGCCGCCCAGCCGGCGCAGCCTGCCCTCTTCCAGCACGCGCAAGAGCTTGGCCTGCAGCTCGATGGGGATTTCGCCCAACTCGTCCAGGAAGAGCGTGCCACCGTGGGCGAGCTCGAACACGCCGGGGCGGCGCTGATCCGCGCCGGTGAAGGCGCCCTTCTCGTGGCCGAAGATCTCCGACTCGATGAGGGTGGCGGGGATGGAGGCGCAGTTGATGGCCACGAAGGGCTTGTCGCGCCGCTGCGACAGGTTGTGGATGGAGCGCGCCACCACTTCCTTGCCCGTGCCGGACTCACCGGAGATGGCCACGCTCGCCTTGGAGGGGGCCACCTTCTCGATGAGATCGAACACCTTGCGCATCACCGCCGACTGGCCGATGAAGTCCGTGGCGCCCAGTTGCTTGAGGCGCCGGCGCAGGCCCTGCACCTCGCGCATCGTCTCCTTCTTCTCCAGCGCGCGATCGATGCAGACCTTGAGGCGCGCGGTGTCCACCGGCTTGACGATGAAGTCATAGGCGCCCTCGCGGATGGCCGCCACCGCGGCGTCGATGGTGCCGTGGCCGGTGAGCAGCACCACCGGGCAGTCCGGCAGCTCGTCGCGCAGCGTGCGCAACAGCCCCAGACCGTCCGTCTCCGGCATCGCCAGGTCCGACAACACCACGTCCGGACGGAACTCACCCGCCTTGCGCAAGGCCTCATGTGCGTCGAAGGCGGTCTCCACCTTGTGACCCCAGGCGGTCAACATCTCCGCCAGCGCCTCACATGAATCGCGCTCGTCGTCCACGGCCAGAATTCGCGCGCTGCCCACGGGACCTCCAGACATCAAAACGGCTCGGATGAAGAAAGTTTGAGAGAAAAAGATTCGGAAAACCCCGCCGCCAGGATCAGGCGAGCGGGAAGGTCAACCGGCAGGTGCCTGCCAGCAGATGCAGCTCCACGCCGAGCTGCGCACACCGCAATTCCAGGGCGGCCGAGGCCTCACTGCCCTCCACCGTCCCGGCGGCGTTCGCGTCCACCACCTCGAACACCGCCTTGGCGTCCTCACTACGGACCGCCACCGTGACCTCGTGCCCCGTTTCCGAGCGGCCATAGGCCCGCGTCAGCGCCTGCACCACGAGGAAGCCCAGCTCCCCGATGTCCGCCAGCCGCGCCCGGACCCCGGGCGCGAGCGAGGGGCGCACCTGGAGCCGACGCTTGCGGCTCTCATGCGACAGGACCTCCATGGCACGTGTCACCGTCTCCGACAGGTCCGCCTCCCCGGCCCCCCCGGGGCGGCTCACGATGAACTCCGCGAAACGCCGCAGAATGCCGTCCACGCGCTGAATCTGTTCACGCATGGACTTGAGGTTCTTCTCTTGCGAGGGGGGCACCTGGCCGTCGACCTTGAGCTTCTCGGTCAACACCTCCAGGTGGATGGACATCGCATTCAAGGGATTGCGCACATCGTGCAGCAGGCTGTCCATCAGGGAGGGCACCGTGCTGTAACGCGCGGCATCCACCACCGTATCCGTCACTTCGCGCACCGGGGGCGCGCCGCTATTCGCAGCCGTGGAGTTGATCACAAATTCTCCTGAGGTTGACTGGCGTCCATCACTACCCGCCGCCCCGTCGCTTCGAGGATT encodes:
- the nla6 gene encoding enhancer binding protein Nla6, which translates into the protein MGSARILAVDDERDSCEALAEMLTAWGHKVETAFDAHEALRKAGEFRPDVVLSDLAMPETDGLGLLRTLRDELPDCPVVLLTGHGTIDAAVAAIREGAYDFIVKPVDTARLKVCIDRALEKKETMREVQGLRRRLKQLGATDFIGQSAVMRKVFDLIEKVAPSKASVAISGESGTGKEVVARSIHNLSQRRDKPFVAINCASIPATLIESEIFGHEKGAFTGADQRRPGVFELAHGGTLFLDELGEIPIELQAKLLRVLEEGRLRRLGGKVELEVDVRVLCATNRDLKKEIEAKRFREDLYFRLNVFQIHLPPLRERRDDVPILVQHFVEKFRGDSAKRVTGVHPDAMETLKNHDWPGNIRELRNAVERAVILCDGELIMREHLPPDMAGKSPERHTFRLPYGLSLDAVEREYILGSLQRNSNNKARTAEILGVSEKTLYNKLNRYAAEARQAKGGEGNTLSSGHGGSLINNGPEFR
- a CDS encoding histidine kinase dimerization/phospho-acceptor domain-containing protein, which gives rise to MINSTAANSGAPPVREVTDTVVDAARYSTVPSLMDSLLHDVRNPLNAMSIHLEVLTEKLKVDGQVPPSQEKNLKSMREQIQRVDGILRRFAEFIVSRPGGAGEADLSETVTRAMEVLSHESRKRRLQVRPSLAPGVRARLADIGELGFLVVQALTRAYGRSETGHEVTVAVRSEDAKAVFEVVDANAAGTVEGSEASAALELRCAQLGVELHLLAGTCRLTFPLA